A stretch of Onychomys torridus chromosome 2, mOncTor1.1, whole genome shotgun sequence DNA encodes these proteins:
- the Pag1 gene encoding phosphoprotein associated with glycosphingolipid-enriched microdomains 1 yields the protein MGPAGSTLSSGHMQMQMVLWGSLAAVAMFFLITILIFLCSSCDREKKPKQHSGDHENLMNVPSDKEMFSHSATSLTTDALASSEQNGVLTNGDVLSEDSTLTCMQHYEEVQTSASDLLDSQDSTGKPRSHQSRELPRIPPENAVDAMLTARAADGDSGPGVEGPYEVLKDSSSQENMVEDCLYETVKEIKEVTDKGQAGKSKSTSALKELQGPHTEGKADFAEYASVDRNKKYRQSINAESILGTSSDLEEEAPPPVPVKLLDENANLPEKGERGTEEQAPEETSGHSKRFSSLSYKSREEDPTLTEEEAMYSSVNKPAQSAHKPGPALKGPEFTCHSKQGPPQRSSSSCNDLYATVKDFEKSPNNISTLLPARRPSGEPEPDYEAIQTLNREEEKVPLETNGHLVPKENDYESIGELQQCRDITRL from the exons ATGGGCCCTGCAGGAAGCACCCTGAGCAGCGGGCACATGCAGATGCAGATGGTCCTGTGGGGAAGCCTGGCTGCTGTGGCCATGTTCTTCCTCATCACCATCCTCATCTTTCTGTGCTCCAGCTGTGACAG AGAGAAGAAGCCGAAGCAGCACAGTGGAGACCACGAGAACCTGATGAATGTG CCTTCGGACAAGGAGATGTTCAGCCATTCAGCGACCAGCCTGACCACAGATGCTCTGGCTAGCAGTGAACAGAATGGGGTGCTCACCAATGGAGACG TTCTTTCAGAAGACAGCACCTTGACTTGCATGCAGCATTATGAGGAAGTTCAGACCTCGGCTTCAGATCTTCTGGACTCCCAGGACAGCACCGGAAAGCCCAGGAGTCATCAGAGCCGGGAGCTGCCCAGGATCCCCCCAGAGAACGCTGTGGATGCAATGCTCACAGCCAGGGCTGCGGATGGGGACTCGGGCCCTGGAGTGGAGGGACCCTACGAGGTTCTCAAGGATAGCTCCTCCCAGGAGAACATGGTGGAGGACTGCCTGTATGAAACTGTGAAGGAAATCAAGGAGGTGACGGACAAAGGGCAGGCTGGCAAGTCCAAGTCCACTTCTGCCCTGAAGGAACTTCAGGGGCCACACACAGAGGGCAAAGCCGACTTTGCTGAATACGCCTCCGTGGACAGAAATAAAAAGTACCGCCAGAGCATCAACGCCGAGAGCATCCTGGGAACTTCCAGTGACCTGGAAGAGGAAGCCCCACCACCTGTCCCCGTTAAACTTCTAGATGAGAACGCAAACCttccagagaagggagagagggggacagaAGAGCAAGCTCCAGAGGAGACCAGTGGACACAGCAAG agattTAGTTCCTTGTCATACAAGTCTCGGGAAGAAGATCCGACTCTTACAGAAGAGGAG GCGATGTATTCCTCAGTGAATAAACCCGCACAGTCAGCACACAAGCCCGGACCAGCTCTGAAGGGGCCAGAGTTTACCTGCCACTCGAAGCAGGGACCCCCTCAGAGGTCATCATCTTCCTGTAACGACCTCTATGCCACTGTGAAGGACTTTGAGAAATCTCCCAACAACATCAGCACACTTCTGCCAGCAAGGAGGCCCAGTGGGGAACCAGAGCCTGACTATGAAGCCATACAGACTctaaacagagaggaagaaaaggtccCTCTGGAGACCAACGGCCACCTCGTCCCCAAGGAGAATGACTACGAGAGCATTGGGGAGTTGCAGCAGTGCAGAGATATCACCAGGCTCTAG